TCTGCGCGCGAGTTTTCGTAGGGGCTGCGGTGGTCATCGCTTGTCCTCCTCGGGCAGAAGCTTCAGATAGATGAGTGAGGCGATCGCCCCGATCGCGAGCAGGATGAGGGCGATGGCGGTGCCGTAGCCGAGCTGGCCGTACGAGAACGCCTGCTCATACATGTACAGGGGAAGAGTTTGGCTGCGACCGGAAGGCCCACCACCGGTCATGATGAAGATCAAACCGAAAACGGAAAGGGTCTGCAGCGTAATGAGCATGAGGTTTGTGGCGATCGCGGTGCGCATGAGCGGAATGGTGATGCGCATCAGTCGCGTGAACGCCCCGGCGCCGTCAATCTCCGCTGATTCGTACACGTCCTTGGGAATCGACGTGAGAGCCGCCGAGTAGATGAGCATCGTGAACGCTGTTCCGCGCCAAATATTCGCGAATGACACCGCGAGGATCGGCGCGCTAAAGAGCCAATCCTGCCCGGGAAGCCCGATGCTCGTGAGGAGCGTGTTGAGGGAGCCCTGATCGGCGAAGAAGGTGTACAGGAGGTAGCCCGCGACGACTTCTGGGAGGATCCACGCGAGAATCACGACCGACGTGCCAATAAAGGTCACGATGCGGTTGGCCTTCTCCATGAGGAGTGCGAGAACCATGCCGAGGAGATTTTGGCCGATCACCGCGGATATCAGAGTGAAAATCAGGGTGAGGACGACGGCGTTCCAGAACCGATCGTCGCTGAAGGCCGTGATGAAGTTGTCCAGCGCGACGAACTCCACGGATTTCGCGTTCTCGCCGCGCACGGCTTTATTCGTAAACGCGAGATAGATCGAATAGACGATCGGGCCGAGCATGAAAATCGCGATGAGCACGAACGCGGGAACCATGAGGAGGCCGCGGCGGGC
The window above is part of the Dermabacter vaginalis genome. Proteins encoded here:
- a CDS encoding carbohydrate ABC transporter permease; this encodes MSTSVDTVTTPPPHAAPKRKQGPLGNRLTARRGLLMVPAFVLIAIFMLGPIVYSIYLAFTNKAVRGENAKSVEFVALDNFITAFSDDRFWNAVVLTLIFTLISAVIGQNLLGMVLALLMEKANRIVTFIGTSVVILAWILPEVVAGYLLYTFFADQGSLNTLLTSIGLPGQDWLFSAPILAVSFANIWRGTAFTMLIYSAALTSIPKDVYESAEIDGAGAFTRLMRITIPLMRTAIATNLMLITLQTLSVFGLIFIMTGGGPSGRSQTLPLYMYEQAFSYGQLGYGTAIALILLAIGAIASLIYLKLLPEEDKR